In Lycium ferocissimum isolate CSIRO_LF1 unplaced genomic scaffold, AGI_CSIRO_Lferr_CH_V1 ctg14067, whole genome shotgun sequence, a single window of DNA contains:
- the LOC132042205 gene encoding uncharacterized protein LOC132042205: protein MLATLVTHSLQMTDFYEKKADIDFATHPSYRNREQTDNFDIVNVDNLPQQAPSSMDCGVYVAAFAEYLSSSAVIPTEFDAKLLRMRYGALLCDYAWDKSNNNASSDNEQPPRPIRPAVDYDAVDKQDLD from the exons ATGTTGGCTACTCTAGTGACACACAGTCTACAAATGACTGATTTCTATGAGAAGAAGGCGGATATAGATTTTGCCACACATCCTTCTTACAGAAATAGAGAACAAACCGACAACTTTGACATTGTGAATGTAGACAATCTCCCGCAACAAGCTCCATCTAGCAT ggattgtggtgtgtatgtggccgCCTTCGCTGAATACTTGAGCTCAAGTGCAGTCATCCCAACCGAATTCGATGCAAAGTTACTCCGTATGAGATACGGCGCCCTTTTATGCGACTATGCATGGGATAAGTCAAACAACAATGCGTCAAGTGATAACGAGCAGCCTCCAAGACCAATTAGACCAGCAGTTGATTACGATGCAGTTGATAAACAGGATCTTGATTAG